The following coding sequences are from one Fibrobacter sp. UBA4297 window:
- the bioD gene encoding dethiobiotin synthase: MSKGYFVTATGTDVGKTFITGLLVKKWRDSSIDAGYYKAALSGAELRDGKWIAGDADYVKCIANLPDTQEQLVSYVYKEAVSPHLAAQKEGCPVELSKVQADFNAACSRHEFIFAEGSGGIICPIRYDDQKIFLEDIIKTLKLPLLIVTTAALGSINACVLTIEYARSRGLDIRGIIVNRYGCSGNFEMEDDNIRMMQDLTGLEILAKVKDGDSDLGVQVF, from the coding sequence ATGAGCAAAGGTTATTTCGTTACGGCGACGGGTACGGATGTCGGTAAAACTTTTATCACGGGTCTTTTGGTGAAAAAATGGCGCGATTCCAGCATTGACGCAGGCTATTACAAGGCGGCGCTCAGCGGTGCTGAACTCCGTGATGGCAAGTGGATTGCGGGCGACGCTGATTACGTCAAGTGCATTGCAAATCTCCCAGACACGCAAGAACAGCTCGTCAGTTACGTTTACAAAGAGGCGGTTTCTCCGCATCTGGCCGCACAAAAAGAAGGCTGTCCCGTTGAACTTTCGAAAGTTCAGGCGGACTTTAACGCAGCCTGCTCCCGCCACGAATTCATCTTTGCCGAAGGTAGCGGGGGAATCATTTGCCCCATCCGCTATGATGACCAGAAAATTTTCCTCGAAGATATCATCAAGACGCTCAAACTTCCGCTGCTTATTGTAACGACGGCGGCGCTCGGCTCCATCAACGCTTGCGTGCTCACTATAGAATACGCTCGTAGTCGCGGCCTAGATATTCGTGGAATTATCGTGAACCGTTACGGCTGTAGCGGCAATTTTGAAATGGAAGATGACAATATCCGCATGATGCAGGACTTGACGGGGCTTGAAATTCTTGCAAAAGTCAAGGACGGCGACAGCGATTTAGGCGTACAGGTATTTTAG
- a CDS encoding FISUMP domain-containing protein, protein MRKFVRAMCHPGAQSAIGSIMVLLLTIALIACGGDSGTSVNDDNMSSSSSSSVIPASSANRPSSSSKKIASSSSTPRNDVKSSSSNKALSSSSKRSEGDPSSSSQKAVSSSSSVIPASSGNLPSSSSKKDGGSSSAMTSSSSSSKKVSSSSEYVPYDHFKCLADNWNLRDTIYKQFTDPRNGRSYYYYTAVSSKTGRKVTVMAENLNIGEMVLGENDQNDDTKIERYCYNNDTTNCDKYGGLYQWAEMMQLPSRCNTESCYKKIESEHQGICPEGWRLFTWGDYEIIRDYNDQYGDGVKGLRSQCFHGNNASGFSLIGGGKRNYEGGFDGLLDFSRWAYPQEYDSDKAEMVYVGSVVALSDLPSSKNTGSAKTLGVSVRCVKIE, encoded by the coding sequence ATGAGAAAATTCGTAAGAGCTATGTGTCATCCTGGAGCGCAAAGCGCGATAGGATCCATTATGGTCCTTTTGCTTACCATAGCCCTCATCGCTTGTGGCGGCGATAGCGGAACTTCCGTAAATGATGATAATATGTCGTCTTCTTCCTCTTCATCTGTCATTCCCGCTTCAAGCGCGAATCGCCCTTCAAGTAGCAGTAAAAAGATTGCTTCGTCGTCTTCGACTCCTCGCAATGACGTGAAATCGTCGTCTTCGAATAAAGCCTTATCGTCATCTTCGAAGCGTAGCGAAGGGGATCCATCAAGTTCTAGTCAAAAGGCTGTATCCTCCTCGTCCTCTGTCATTCCCGCCTCGAGCGGGAATCTCCCTTCATCTTCGAGTAAAAAAGATGGCGGATCATCGTCCGCCATGACGAGTTCTTCATCTTCGAGTAAAAAAGTATCTTCCAGTAGCGAGTATGTTCCGTATGACCATTTTAAATGTCTTGCGGATAATTGGAATCTTAGGGATACAATCTACAAACAGTTTACCGACCCACGCAATGGTCGTAGTTACTACTACTATACAGCCGTTTCTTCAAAAACAGGAAGAAAAGTGACCGTCATGGCGGAAAACTTGAATATCGGTGAAATGGTTCTTGGCGAAAATGATCAAAATGATGATACGAAGATTGAACGCTATTGCTACAACAATGATACCACGAATTGTGACAAGTATGGTGGTTTGTACCAGTGGGCAGAAATGATGCAGTTGCCGAGCCGTTGCAATACAGAAAGTTGCTATAAAAAAATAGAAAGTGAACATCAAGGCATTTGCCCCGAAGGTTGGCGCTTGTTTACTTGGGGTGATTACGAAATAATAAGAGATTATAATGACCAATACGGTGATGGAGTAAAAGGCCTTCGTTCGCAATGTTTCCATGGTAACAATGCTAGTGGGTTCTCCTTAATTGGTGGTGGAAAAAGAAATTATGAAGGGGGCTTTGATGGCTTGCTTGATTTTTCTCGATGGGCTTATCCTCAAGAATATGACAGCGATAAGGCTGAAATGGTTTATGTTGGATCTGTAGTTGCTTTGTCTGATTTGCCGTCAAGCAAAAATACTGGAAGCGCAAAAACTTTAGGTGTTTCAGTACGCTGTGTTAAGATAGAGTGA
- a CDS encoding ATP-binding protein, with amino-acid sequence MFVGRKQELQFLEDRYASKGGQLVVLYGRRRVGKTETLHEFCKDKPHVFYSCREVSDKLQLRSFSSKMLQEKIPAAKYISEFDDWEAAIGAVSELPYGKRKKLLIIDEYPYMCKFNSSVPSVLQNLWDERLKDENIMIVLCGSAMSFIEKELLAEKNPLYGRATGIFKMEPMGFYDATQFFPKYSARDKIIAYSILGGIPHYLRQFDSDLSLEENIKRNILTKGCALYSEVEFLLRQELRETILYNSIIESIALGATKLNDISKKSLIDDTSKTSVYLKNLIELSIVKREFSVDDGIKEVGNRNRGLYRLTDNFFRFWYAFVFTNYSDLESGDVNGVFEHVVKPSLHEFASLSFEDVCREFIQEKQKSGLLPFRYKRMGRWWGKTTVRRGDDTEVQETEIDLLAISADKDKYLVGESKFKGKPFTYGDFLDTMVKLSSQKDKAEFYYYLFSESGFVEKLSDEARKNHNIHLVNLDDIVKLK; translated from the coding sequence ATGTTCGTTGGCAGAAAACAGGAATTGCAATTTCTTGAAGACCGATACGCAAGCAAAGGCGGACAATTGGTCGTGCTTTACGGACGCAGGCGCGTAGGTAAAACGGAAACACTTCATGAATTTTGCAAAGATAAGCCGCACGTGTTCTACTCATGCCGAGAAGTGTCCGACAAATTGCAGTTACGCAGCTTTTCTTCGAAGATGTTGCAAGAAAAAATTCCTGCGGCGAAATATATCTCCGAATTTGACGACTGGGAAGCGGCTATTGGCGCGGTCTCGGAGTTGCCCTACGGCAAACGTAAAAAACTGCTGATTATCGATGAATACCCTTACATGTGCAAGTTCAACAGCAGCGTTCCATCTGTTTTGCAAAACCTTTGGGATGAACGCCTGAAAGACGAGAACATCATGATAGTCCTGTGCGGCAGCGCAATGAGTTTTATCGAAAAGGAATTGCTAGCCGAGAAAAATCCGCTTTATGGAAGGGCTACGGGAATATTCAAGATGGAACCTATGGGATTTTACGATGCAACGCAGTTTTTCCCGAAATATTCCGCCCGTGACAAGATTATCGCCTACTCTATTCTTGGCGGAATTCCGCATTATTTGCGGCAATTCGATTCGGACTTGTCTCTTGAAGAAAACATCAAGCGAAACATTCTTACTAAAGGCTGCGCACTTTATAGCGAGGTAGAATTTTTGCTTCGACAGGAATTACGAGAAACAATTCTCTACAATTCCATCATTGAATCCATTGCGCTTGGGGCAACCAAGTTGAATGACATCAGCAAGAAATCGCTTATTGACGACACCTCAAAAACAAGCGTTTATCTAAAAAACTTGATAGAACTTTCTATCGTAAAACGTGAATTTTCTGTTGATGACGGCATAAAGGAAGTCGGAAATCGGAATCGCGGACTTTACCGCTTGACGGACAATTTTTTCCGTTTCTGGTACGCATTTGTATTTACCAACTATTCCGATTTGGAAAGCGGCGATGTCAACGGCGTTTTTGAACATGTCGTTAAGCCATCTCTGCACGAGTTTGCGTCTTTATCTTTTGAAGATGTTTGTCGTGAATTCATCCAAGAAAAGCAGAAATCAGGACTGTTGCCGTTCCGTTATAAGCGGATGGGACGCTGGTGGGGCAAAACTACTGTACGCCGTGGCGATGATACAGAAGTTCAAGAAACGGAAATTGACCTGCTTGCGATATCTGCAGATAAGGATAAGTATCTTGTAGGTGAAAGCAAGTTCAAGGGCAAGCCGTTTACCTACGGTGATTTTCTCGATACGATGGTGAAGCTTTCTTCGCAAAAGGATAAAGCAGAATTTTACTATTACCTTTTTTCAGAATCAGGCTTTGTGGAAAAACTTAGCGACGAGGCTCGCAAGAATCACAATATCCATCTTGTAAATCTTGATGATATCGTAAAGTTAAAGTAA
- a CDS encoding FISUMP domain-containing protein: MRKFVRAMCHPGAQSAMGSIMVLLLTIALVACGDDSGTSAPSDEPSCSSKTVSSSSNADSGTKSGMTSSSQKAVSSSSDAPASSSSKKVESSSSQKIASSSSTPRNDVSSSSAKVASSSSVSASSSSKKVESSSSLKNSSSSAKVVSSSSVAPASSSSKKVSSSSEYVPYDHFKCLADNWNLRDTIYKQFTDPRNGRSYYYYTAVSSKTGRKVTVMAENLNIGEMVLGENDQNDDTKIERYCYNNDITNCDKYGGLYQWAEMMQLPSSCNTESCSDWIETQHQGICPDGWRLFTWRDFEIIRDYNDQYGDGVKGLRSQCFHGNNASGFSLIGGGVRFENGTFKNLTDAVFWTYPQEQEYDVTLFAYSAFVSVNSDDNTGTQKNRRGEKSNGYSVRCVKIE; the protein is encoded by the coding sequence ATGAGAAAATTCGTAAGAGCTATGTGTCATCCTGGAGCGCAAAGCGCGATGGGATCCATTATGGTCCTTTTGCTTACCATAGCCCTCGTCGCTTGCGGCGACGATAGTGGTACGTCTGCACCTTCCGACGAACCGAGCTGCAGTAGCAAAACGGTTTCTAGCAGTAGTAACGCCGATTCCGGAACGAAGTCCGGAATGACAAGTAGTAGTCAAAAGGCGGTTTCCTCTTCTTCTGATGCTCCTGCTTCGAGTTCAAGTAAAAAAGTAGAGTCTAGTTCTAGTCAAAAGATTGCTTCGTCGTCTTCGACTCCTCGCAATGACGTTTCGTCATCGTCTGCAAAGGTTGCATCCTCTTCTTCTGTCTCGGCCTCAAGCTCAAGTAAAAAAGTTGAGTCTAGCTCTAGTCTAAAAAATTCTTCATCGTCAGCAAAAGTTGTCTCGTCATCTTCTGTTGCTCCTGCATCGAGTTCAAGTAAAAAAGTGTCTAGCAGTAGTGAGTATGTTCCTTATGACCATTTTAAATGTCTTGCGGATAATTGGAATCTTAGGGATACAATCTACAAACAGTTTACCGACCCACGTAATGGTCGTAGTTACTACTACTATACAGCCGTTTCTTCAAAAACAGGAAGAAAAGTGACCGTCATGGCGGAAAACTTGAATATCGGTGAAATGGTTCTTGGTGAAAATGACCAGAATGACGATACGAAGATTGAACGCTATTGCTACAATAACGATATCACGAATTGTGACAAGTATGGTGGTTTGTACCAGTGGGCTGAAATGATGCAGTTGCCGAGCAGTTGCAATACTGAAAGCTGTTCTGATTGGATTGAAACTCAGCATCAAGGAATTTGTCCAGATGGATGGCGTCTTTTTACATGGCGTGATTTCGAAATAATAAGAGATTATAACGATCAATACGGCGATGGAGTAAAAGGCCTTCGTTCGCAATGTTTCCATGGTAACAATGCTAGTGGGTTCTCCTTAATCGGTGGTGGGGTTAGATTTGAAAATGGAACATTTAAAAATTTGACAGATGCTGTTTTTTGGACATATCCGCAGGAACAAGAATATGATGTCACTTTATTTGCATATTCTGCTTTTGTTTCTGTAAATAGCGATGATAATACAGGTACACAAAAAAATCGTCGTGGAGAAAAGTCGAACGGATATTCTGTTCGTTGTGTTAAAATTGAGTAA
- the queC gene encoding 7-cyano-7-deazaguanine synthase QueC encodes MKDALLVLSGGMDSVTLLYDRAADIALAVSFDYGSNHNDKEIPFARMHCEKLGIPHITIPLKFMHDYFTSSLLSGADAIPEGTYADENMKSTVVPFRNGIMLSVAAGLAESRDLKRVMMANHFGDHAIYPDCREEFVKNMSAAISAGTYANITIDAPYTNISKADIARKGKALGLDYSETWSCYKGGRVHCGKCATCLERKAALAEAGINDTTEYEA; translated from the coding sequence ATGAAAGACGCACTGCTGGTCTTGTCCGGTGGAATGGACAGTGTGACCTTGCTCTACGACCGCGCTGCGGATATTGCGCTTGCCGTTTCATTTGATTACGGCAGCAACCACAACGACAAAGAAATTCCTTTTGCGCGCATGCATTGCGAAAAGCTCGGGATTCCGCACATTACGATTCCGCTCAAGTTCATGCACGATTATTTTACATCGTCGCTCCTTTCGGGTGCAGACGCTATCCCAGAAGGGACTTACGCCGACGAGAACATGAAATCGACGGTGGTGCCGTTCCGCAATGGCATTATGCTTTCTGTGGCGGCAGGGCTTGCCGAAAGCCGTGACCTCAAGCGCGTGATGATGGCGAACCACTTTGGCGACCATGCGATTTACCCGGACTGCCGCGAAGAATTCGTGAAGAACATGTCGGCAGCGATTTCAGCGGGTACATACGCAAACATCACAATTGATGCTCCGTACACGAACATTTCCAAGGCGGATATCGCTCGCAAGGGTAAGGCTCTTGGCTTGGATTACAGCGAAACTTGGTCTTGCTACAAGGGCGGCCGTGTCCATTGCGGCAAGTGCGCAACTTGCCTAGAACGCAAGGCAGCTCTCGCCGAAGCTGGCATCAACGACACAACGGAATACGAGGCGTAA
- the queD gene encoding 6-carboxytetrahydropterin synthase QueD: protein MYRVIKRIEISGAHKLSLPYESKCRGLHGHNWIITVFCQSETLDENGMVVDFSHIKEIVKGKLDHKFLNDVVDFNPTAENMARWICEQVPHCYKVQVQESEGNTVEYEV from the coding sequence ATGTACAGAGTTATCAAGCGTATTGAGATTTCTGGGGCTCACAAGCTCTCGCTCCCGTACGAAAGCAAGTGCCGCGGTCTGCATGGCCACAACTGGATTATCACGGTGTTCTGCCAGTCCGAAACGCTCGACGAAAACGGAATGGTGGTCGATTTTTCGCACATCAAGGAAATTGTGAAGGGTAAGCTCGATCACAAGTTCTTAAACGATGTGGTGGACTTTAATCCGACGGCGGAGAACATGGCTCGCTGGATTTGCGAACAGGTGCCGCACTGCTACAAGGTGCAGGTCCAGGAAAGCGAAGGCAATACCGTCGAGTACGAAGTGTAA
- a CDS encoding 7-carboxy-7-deazaguanine synthase QueE: MKVCEIFKSIEGEGIRMGLAAVFVRLHGCNLRCSYCDSMYAVEGPDFKQMSVGEVLAAVEAYHNESGVKCITLTGGEPLIHEGVGELLTAFCDGGFEVNIETNGTVPCKWRLPGLFYTMDWKCKSSGMSARMKMENIISLGKNDVLKFVVGSVEDLLEAEGVVARLSLTSPDNMPHIFISPVWGELTNEQIVNWMVSSKVMTQNNARFQVQLHKIVWDPDMRGV; encoded by the coding sequence ATGAAAGTTTGTGAAATTTTTAAGAGTATCGAGGGTGAAGGGATTCGCATGGGGCTGGCGGCGGTGTTTGTGCGTCTGCACGGCTGCAACTTGCGCTGTAGCTATTGCGATTCGATGTATGCAGTCGAAGGTCCCGACTTTAAGCAGATGAGCGTGGGGGAGGTCCTTGCGGCGGTTGAAGCGTATCACAACGAATCCGGCGTCAAGTGCATTACGCTCACGGGTGGCGAACCGCTGATTCACGAAGGCGTGGGCGAGCTGCTTACCGCATTCTGTGACGGTGGCTTTGAAGTCAACATCGAAACGAACGGCACGGTTCCTTGCAAATGGCGGTTGCCAGGGCTCTTCTACACGATGGACTGGAAGTGCAAAAGCAGTGGCATGTCGGCCCGAATGAAGATGGAAAATATCATTTCACTCGGCAAAAATGACGTGCTCAAGTTCGTTGTCGGGAGTGTAGAAGATTTGTTGGAAGCGGAAGGCGTTGTCGCGCGACTCTCGCTAACATCTCCAGATAATATGCCGCACATCTTTATTTCGCCGGTATGGGGCGAACTCACCAACGAGCAAATTGTCAATTGGATGGTGAGTAGCAAGGTCATGACGCAAAACAACGCTCGGTTCCAAGTGCAACTTCACAAAATCGTGTGGGACCCCGACATGCGCGGGGTGTAA
- a CDS encoding MBL fold metallo-hydrolase — translation MITTIILTVLFILGDAGVLFLSQDSFGKLPQGKRLERVKKSPHYDGKQFVNDEETEFMTGNKSTLTVWREFMFNSKKNTVPDTALHAIKTDLRKLPNDKDWIVWFGHSSYLLNLSGKKILVDPVFYKGSPVKFANKMFKGTDIYKPADMPDIDYLVITHDHWDHLDYETVTELEPRVKKVVTALGVGSHLEYWHYPVSKLIELDWWENAQLGDSTRITATPARHFSGRDLHKNKTFWASFVYESPKRTIWIGGDGGYGSHFSKIKANFPNIDLGILENGQYNPDWAQIHTMPQYLGREMLELGAKRYLTVHHSKFCLSKHPYYEPLENAKKAAQESGKPLLMPLIGEVVYLD, via the coding sequence ATGATTACAACGATTATTTTAACAGTCCTTTTCATTTTGGGCGATGCCGGCGTCCTGTTTTTAAGTCAAGACAGCTTTGGCAAGCTCCCGCAAGGCAAGCGCCTGGAACGCGTCAAAAAGTCTCCGCATTACGATGGCAAGCAATTCGTGAACGACGAAGAAACGGAATTCATGACAGGCAACAAGAGCACGCTCACCGTCTGGCGCGAATTCATGTTCAACAGCAAGAAGAACACCGTCCCCGACACTGCTTTGCACGCAATCAAGACGGATTTGAGAAAACTCCCCAACGACAAAGATTGGATTGTTTGGTTCGGGCATTCTTCGTACCTTTTGAACCTCTCGGGCAAGAAAATTTTGGTGGACCCGGTGTTTTACAAGGGCTCCCCCGTCAAGTTCGCGAATAAGATGTTCAAGGGCACGGACATTTACAAGCCTGCCGACATGCCGGATATCGATTACCTGGTTATTACTCACGACCATTGGGATCACTTGGATTACGAAACTGTCACGGAGTTGGAACCGCGCGTCAAGAAGGTCGTAACCGCACTTGGCGTAGGCTCGCATCTGGAATATTGGCACTACCCCGTGAGCAAACTTATTGAGCTCGACTGGTGGGAAAACGCGCAGCTTGGCGACAGCACCCGCATTACGGCAACGCCCGCAAGGCATTTTTCGGGCCGCGATTTGCACAAGAACAAGACGTTCTGGGCATCATTCGTCTATGAATCGCCCAAGCGCACGATTTGGATTGGCGGCGACGGCGGCTACGGTTCGCACTTCTCGAAAATCAAGGCTAATTTCCCGAATATTGATTTAGGGATTCTTGAAAACGGGCAATACAACCCAGACTGGGCACAAATCCATACGATGCCGCAATACTTGGGTCGTGAAATGCTTGAGCTAGGCGCGAAGCGTTATTTGACAGTTCACCATTCCAAGTTCTGCCTGAGCAAGCATCCGTATTACGAGCCTCTCGAAAATGCGAAAAAGGCCGCCCAGGAATCTGGCAAGCCTTTGCTCATGCCGCTTATCGGCGAAGTTGTGTATTTGGACTAA
- a CDS encoding phosphoenolpyruvate carboxykinase (GTP), protein MSLTLNDIKHPRISTWVNEMIAMCEPDNVVVVDGTQEEYDALMQKCVKAGLATKLAKKENCYLFRSLPSDVARVESRTFISSVKEEDAGPTNHWIDPSELKQTMRKLYKGCMHGRTMYVIPFCMGPLGSPISKNGIEVTDSEYVVLNMDIMTRAGKKVLDIFNADPNADFVPCLHSVGKPLRECESDNGIWPCADVEYKYITQFPEERLIWSYGSGYGGNALLGKKCFALRIATVLARDEGWLAEHMLILKLTNPKGEVKYVTGAFPSACGKTNLAMLIPTIPGWKVETIGDDIAWMKFGKDGRLYAINPEAGFFGVAPGTSAESNKNALVSAEKNTIYTNCALTEDGDVWWEGIGYPAKGKLVDWKGKTRDALPKDKAPKGEEMAHPNARFTAPAKQCPCIAKEWEDPAGVPISAILFGGRRPSTIPLVHQSLSWNHGVFLGSIVGSEITAASTIDASQVGKIRRDPFAILPFCGYNMGDYFKHWIEIGQKSTEDKLPKIFYVNWFRKDANNEKLPGGFMWPGYGDNSRVLAWIFDRCNGVDNAVETPIGYMPKEGAINTDGLADYYKETLPEITKVDVEGWKKELADVKENHYPKFGKHLPKELSEIIDMIQDRLNKA, encoded by the coding sequence ATGAGTCTTACTCTTAACGATATCAAGCACCCGAGAATCAGTACTTGGGTGAATGAAATGATTGCCATGTGCGAACCGGACAACGTGGTCGTTGTTGACGGTACCCAGGAAGAATATGATGCCCTCATGCAGAAGTGCGTCAAGGCTGGCCTCGCAACGAAGCTTGCCAAGAAGGAAAACTGCTACTTGTTCCGTTCTCTTCCGTCTGACGTGGCTCGCGTCGAATCCCGTACGTTCATCTCTTCTGTCAAGGAAGAAGATGCAGGTCCGACCAACCACTGGATCGACCCGTCTGAACTCAAGCAGACGATGCGTAAGCTCTACAAGGGTTGTATGCACGGCCGTACCATGTACGTGATCCCGTTCTGCATGGGCCCGCTCGGCTCCCCGATCTCCAAGAACGGTATCGAAGTCACTGACTCCGAATACGTCGTTCTCAACATGGACATCATGACTCGCGCTGGCAAGAAGGTTCTCGATATCTTCAATGCTGACCCGAACGCTGACTTCGTTCCGTGCCTCCACTCCGTTGGTAAGCCGCTCCGCGAATGCGAAAGCGACAACGGCATCTGGCCGTGCGCTGACGTTGAATACAAGTACATCACGCAGTTCCCGGAAGAACGCCTCATTTGGTCCTACGGTTCCGGTTACGGTGGAAACGCCCTCCTTGGCAAGAAGTGCTTTGCTCTCCGCATTGCTACCGTTCTCGCTCGCGACGAAGGCTGGCTCGCTGAACACATGCTCATCCTCAAGCTCACCAACCCGAAGGGCGAAGTCAAGTACGTGACTGGCGCATTCCCGTCTGCTTGCGGTAAGACGAACCTCGCCATGCTCATCCCGACTATCCCGGGCTGGAAGGTCGAAACCATCGGTGACGACATTGCATGGATGAAGTTTGGCAAGGATGGCCGTCTCTATGCTATCAACCCGGAAGCTGGCTTCTTCGGCGTTGCCCCGGGTACTTCTGCAGAATCCAACAAGAACGCTCTTGTTTCTGCTGAAAAGAACACGATCTACACGAACTGCGCTCTCACTGAAGACGGCGACGTGTGGTGGGAAGGCATCGGCTACCCGGCTAAGGGCAAGCTCGTTGACTGGAAGGGCAAGACCCGTGACGCTCTCCCGAAGGACAAGGCTCCTAAGGGCGAAGAAATGGCTCACCCGAATGCTCGCTTCACCGCTCCGGCTAAGCAGTGCCCGTGCATTGCTAAGGAATGGGAAGATCCGGCAGGCGTGCCTATCTCTGCAATCCTCTTCGGTGGCCGTCGTCCGTCCACCATTCCTCTGGTTCACCAGTCCCTGAGCTGGAACCACGGCGTGTTCCTCGGCTCCATCGTCGGTTCCGAAATCACCGCTGCTTCCACCATCGATGCATCTCAGGTCGGTAAGATTCGTCGCGACCCGTTCGCAATCCTCCCGTTCTGCGGCTACAACATGGGCGACTACTTCAAGCACTGGATCGAAATCGGTCAGAAGTCCACTGAAGACAAGCTTCCGAAGATCTTCTACGTGAACTGGTTCCGCAAGGATGCCAACAACGAAAAGCTTCCGGGTGGCTTCATGTGGCCGGGTTACGGCGACAACAGCCGCGTGCTCGCTTGGATCTTCGATCGCTGCAACGGTGTTGACAACGCTGTCGAAACTCCGATCGGTTACATGCCGAAGGAAGGCGCCATCAATACTGATGGTCTCGCTGACTACTATAAGGAAACTCTCCCGGAAATCACGAAGGTTGACGTGGAAGGCTGGAAGAAGGAACTCGCCGACGTTAAGGAAAACCACTATCCGAAGTTCGGCAAGCACCTCCCGAAGGAACTCTCTGAAATCATCGACATGATCCAGGATCGTCTCAATAAGGCTTAA
- a CDS encoding vWA domain-containing protein, translating to MKKKWLAVIAFSLLSAACSDDSIGNFPSAAGAENTPTSAGIESSSIESSADSPEVESSSAISSSSLMFSSVESSAESSTESSAESSSGTESSSSVTPKSSATNTTDTPLGDYEFALTDSYEGGADAPGGFGGGFSEATTSTKGGGAGGLTGGVTGGVSVTGGFPGGAGGVGGTSGAGGLDGTNNRTSGLLTAGEWNDLDNWKFWSGLLNENKYYEKTSYWKFYPKNLVAVQVVDGNNTAIANVPVELLKGSSVQFSTKTDNAGFAYCWQSLFANDNGEIVAEDYSLNVNGASYIEPIKFTMQGDEQLNVNVVVSADAKQAAAKADIAFIVDATGSMTDEIRFLISDLNYIIDHASSGNNIALRTAALFYRDLQDEYITRYDDFSDNVSTTQEFVAKQKAGGGGDYPEAVDYALEATLQKLSWNESARARIAFLILDAPAHHKDNVIESLQKSIALFAQNGIKIIPVAASGVDKDTEFMLRFFELATGGTYVFLTNDSGIGNKHIEASVGDYEVEKLADLMVRLIKKYVE from the coding sequence ATGAAAAAGAAATGGTTGGCGGTTATAGCGTTTTCGCTATTGAGCGCAGCTTGTAGCGACGATAGCATCGGGAATTTCCCAAGTGCCGCAGGAGCCGAAAACACCCCCACAAGCGCTGGAATCGAAAGCTCAAGTATTGAAAGCTCAGCCGACAGTCCCGAAGTCGAAAGCAGTTCTGCAATCTCTTCGAGTTCTCTAATGTTTTCGAGCGTCGAAAGCTCTGCAGAAAGTTCTACAGAAAGCTCCGCTGAAAGTAGTTCGGGAACAGAAAGTTCTTCAAGTGTTACGCCCAAAAGCAGCGCGACAAATACCACAGATACGCCTTTGGGTGACTATGAATTTGCCCTTACTGATAGCTACGAAGGTGGCGCTGACGCTCCCGGTGGTTTCGGAGGCGGTTTCTCTGAAGCAACCACATCTACTAAAGGCGGCGGAGCCGGCGGTTTAACAGGCGGGGTTACAGGAGGCGTTAGCGTAACTGGAGGATTTCCAGGTGGCGCAGGTGGAGTCGGTGGAACGAGCGGCGCGGGAGGCCTTGATGGCACAAACAACAGAACATCAGGATTACTCACGGCAGGAGAATGGAACGACCTCGACAATTGGAAGTTCTGGAGCGGGCTCCTCAACGAAAACAAGTATTACGAAAAAACGAGCTACTGGAAATTCTATCCCAAGAATTTAGTGGCAGTACAAGTTGTCGACGGGAATAACACGGCCATTGCAAACGTCCCCGTGGAACTCCTTAAGGGTAGCTCCGTACAATTCTCCACAAAGACGGATAATGCAGGATTCGCTTACTGCTGGCAGAGCCTTTTTGCCAATGATAATGGCGAAATTGTTGCTGAAGATTATTCGCTCAACGTCAATGGCGCAAGCTATATCGAACCGATAAAGTTCACAATGCAGGGCGACGAACAACTCAATGTCAACGTTGTCGTAAGTGCAGACGCCAAGCAGGCTGCAGCAAAGGCTGATATCGCATTCATCGTGGATGCAACAGGCTCCATGACCGATGAAATCCGCTTCCTTATTTCTGACCTGAACTACATTATAGATCATGCCAGTTCGGGCAACAACATCGCTTTGCGTACAGCAGCATTATTCTACCGCGATCTCCAAGACGAATACATCACCCGATACGATGATTTTTCAGATAACGTTTCAACGACTCAAGAATTTGTCGCCAAACAGAAAGCTGGCGGTGGTGGCGACTATCCCGAAGCTGTTGACTATGCTCTAGAAGCGACCTTGCAAAAACTTTCCTGGAACGAATCGGCTCGCGCACGTATCGCATTCTTGATTCTTGACGCTCCTGCGCACCATAAGGACAACGTCATCGAAAGCCTGCAAAAATCCATTGCACTCTTTGCCCAGAACGGCATCAAGATTATCCCGGTGGCTGCTAGTGGCGTGGATAAGGACACCGAATTTATGCTGAGATTCTTTGAGCTTGCGACGGGCGGCACATACGTATTCCTCACAAACGATAGTGGCATCGGAAATAAGCACATTGAAGCTTCTGTCGGCGATTACGAAGTGGAAAAACTCGCCGATTTGATGGTCCGCCTCATCAAGAAATATGTAGAATAA